In Canis lupus familiaris isolate Mischka breed German Shepherd chromosome 24, alternate assembly UU_Cfam_GSD_1.0, whole genome shotgun sequence, a single genomic region encodes these proteins:
- the LPIN3 gene encoding phosphatidate phosphatase LPIN3 isoform X6 — translation MNYVGQLAETVFGTMKDLYRGLNPATLSGGIDVLVVQQADGSFRCSPFHVRFGKLGVLRSREKVVSAAQPGPLRWALKAQAVTAVPGGDQDLPQVDMEINGEPVDLHMKLGDSGEAFFVQELESDDEHVPPRLCTSPIPCGALSGFPSDSQRSTASEPEALPEEVPSTGRKKKLRRRKPRRKEDTVAANSSSEELETGAESELSLLEKPRPEPPGPPSSVQSEGESSPQAKDIYPYSDGEWGPQASLLPGGLTSPKSDSELELRTPEPSPPRAESHIQWAWGRLPKVAKAEWPESSKVADGSAGAASPLQGKPSTPSASVSGVDPSGPLILPAGTAAGLPPTDGEPPALLGSPLPIPETKETKTPSRREAGLPLPSKSWSWASLEDPVSAGRKGSMKRSQHLGPSDIYLDDLPSLDSENAALYFPRSDCGLGPRRWSAPNSQKHLGDPNPEQEPEPTLDTVDMIELSLCGGLADSRDISLEKFNQHIVSYQDLVQNPGLLEHPNLVVKINEKHYNWAVAAPMILSLQAFQRNLPKSTVDKLEKEKMPRKGGRWWFSWRRRDFPVQERSAQTEKTTAREQQGEKTDVLSSEDDAPESPVILEAPSLPPSPPAYTPTYKKSLRLSSNQIVRRSGPHFAAAGERLDTPGHHQSLPQNPPGRPTDWLKPLAILVHLGLGMLSKALLSGTAAPEATSLRCAR, via the exons ATGAACTACGTGGGGCAGCTGGCAGAGACGGTGTTTGGGACCATGAAGGACCTATACCGAGGCCTGAACCCGGCCACCCTGAGCGGTGGCATCGATGTGCTGGTGGTGCAGCAGGCGGACGGCTCCTTCCGCTGCTCGCCCTTCCACGTGCGCTTCGGCAAGCTGGGCGTCCTGCGGTCTCGGGAGAAGGTGGTGAGTGCTGCCCAGCCAGGCCCGCTGCGGTGGGCTCTTAAAGCCCAGGCAGTCACTGCGGTCCCTGGAGGGGACCAAGACCTCCCTCAG GTAGACATGGAGATCAATGGGGAGCCTGTGGACTTGCACATGAAGCTGGGGGACAGCGGGGAGGCCTTCTTCGTCCAGGAGCTGGAGAGTGATGAT GAACACGTGCCTCCCCGTCTCTGCACATCACCCATCCCTTGTGGGGCCCTGTCTGGGTTCCCCTCAGACTCCCAGCGGAGCACAGCCAGTGAGCCTGAGGCTCTCCCTGAGGAGGTGCCCTCCACGGGGCGGAAGAAGAAGCTTCGCAGGAGGAAACCTAGGCGGAAGGAGGACACGGTGGCAGCCAATTCTAGTTCCGAGGAGCTGGAGACGGGCGCTGAGAGTGAGCTGTCCCTGCTGGAAAAGCCAAGGCCAGAACCCCCAGG CCCCCCCAGCAGCGTCCAGTCAGAAGGGGAGTCCTCACCGCAAGCCAAAGACATCTACCCCTACTCTGATGGCGAGTGGGGTCCCCAGGCCAG CCTCCTGCCAGGTGGGCTGACATCCCCTAAGAGTGACTCAGAGCTGGAGCTGCGGACCCCCGAGCCCAGCCCTCCGCGAGCTGAGTCCCATATACAGTGGGCCTGGGGGAGGCTGCCGAAG GTGGCCAAAGCCGAGTGGCCCGAGTCCTCGAAGGTGGCTGATGGCAGTGCCGGGGCAGCCTCTCCTCTTCAGGGGAAGCCCAGCACCCCCTCCGCTTCTGTGTCTGGCGTGGATCCTTCGGGACCCCTTATCCTGCCAGCAGGGACTGCTGCTGGCCTTCCTCCTACTGATGGGGAGCCTCCCGCTCTGTTGGGttcccctctccccattcctgAGACCAAAGAAACCAAGACTCCGAGCCGCAGGGAGGCAGGCCTGCCTCTTCCTTCAAAATCATGGAGCTGGGCCAGCCTGGAGGACCCAGTTTCTGCTGGGAGGAAAG gctccatgaagagaagCCAGCACCTGGGCCCCAGTGACATCTATCTGGATGACCTGCCCTCTCTGGATTCTGAGAATGCAGCCCTATACTTCCCCCGGAG TGACTGTGGACTGGGGCCCAGACGGTGGAGTGCGCCCAACAGCCAGAAGCACCTAGGAGACCCCAACCCAGAACAGGAGCCAGAACCCACTCTGGACACGGTAGACATGATAGAGCTGTCCCTGTGTGGTGGCCTAGCTGACAGCCGGGACATCTCCCTGG AGAAGTTCAACCAGCACATCGTCTCCTACCAAGACCTCGTCCAAAACCCTGGCCTCCTGGAGCACCCAAACCTGGTGGTGAAAATCAATGAGAA GCATTATAACTGGGCTGTAGCTGCTCCCATGATCCTCTCCCTGCAAGCCTTCCagagaaacttgcccaag AGCACCGTGGACAAACTGGAAAAGGAGAAGATGCCCCGGAAGGGTGGACGGTGGTGGTTTTCCTGGCGACGCAGGGACTTCCCGGTCCAGGAG CGCAGTGCCCAGACGGAGAAAACCACagccagggagcagcaggg ggagaaGACTGATGTCCTGAGTAGTGAGGATGATGCCCCAGAGAGCcctgtgatcctggaggccccgtcCCTGCCACCCTCGCCTCCAGCCTACACTCCCACCTACAAGAAGTCTCTGCGCCTCTCCTCCAATCAGATC GTCAGACGCTCTGGGCCACATTTTGCCGCAGCTGGGGAAAGACTGGACACACCAGGGCATCACCAGTCTCTACCACAAAATCCACCT GGGAGGCCTACAGACTGGCTCAAACCTTTGGCCATCCTGGTCCACCTGGGCCTCGGGATGCTGTCCAAGGCCCTCCTCTCTGGGACAGCAGCTCCTGAGGCCACCTCTCTCAGATGTGCTCGCTAA
- the LPIN3 gene encoding phosphatidate phosphatase LPIN3 isoform X1 has translation MNYVGQLAETVFGTMKDLYRGLNPATLSGGIDVLVVQQADGSFRCSPFHVRFGKLGVLRSREKVVSAAQPGPLRWALKAQAVTAVPGGDQDLPQVDMEINGEPVDLHMKLGDSGEAFFVQELESDDEHVPPRLCTSPIPCGALSGFPSDSQRSTASEPEALPEEVPSTGRKKKLRRRKPRRKEDTVAANSSSEELETGAESELSLLEKPRPEPPGPPSSVQSEGESSPQAKDIYPYSDGEWGPQASLLPGGLTSPKSDSELELRTPEPSPPRAESHIQWAWGRLPKVAKAEWPESSKVADGSAGAASPLQGKPSTPSASVSGVDPSGPLILPAGTAAGLPPTDGEPPALLGSPLPIPETKETKTPSRREAGLPLPSKSWSWASLEDPVSAGRKGSMKRSQHLGPSDIYLDDLPSLDSENAALYFPRSDCGLGPRRWSAPNSQKHLGDPNPEQEPEPTLDTVDMIELSLCGGLADSRDISLEKFNQHIVSYQDLVQNPGLLEHPNLVVKINEKHYNWAVAAPMILSLQAFQRNLPKSTVDKLEKEKMPRKGGRWWFSWRRRDFPVQERSAQTEKTTAREQQGEKTDVLSSEDDAPESPVILEAPSLPPSPPAYTPTYKKSLRLSSNQIRRLNLQEGANDVVFSVTTQYQGTCRCRATIYLWKWDDKVVISDIDGTITKSDALGHILPQLGKDWTHQGITSLYHKIHLNGYKFLYCSARAIGMADLTKGYLRWVSERGFGLPKGPILLSPSSLFSALHREVIEKKPEVFKIACLSDIQQLFLPNRQPFYAAFGNRPNDVTAYRQVGLPESRIFTVNPRGELIQELVKNHKSTYERLGEVVELVFPPVGRGPSTDLAHPEYSNFCYWREPLVPVDLDALA, from the exons ATGAACTACGTGGGGCAGCTGGCAGAGACGGTGTTTGGGACCATGAAGGACCTATACCGAGGCCTGAACCCGGCCACCCTGAGCGGTGGCATCGATGTGCTGGTGGTGCAGCAGGCGGACGGCTCCTTCCGCTGCTCGCCCTTCCACGTGCGCTTCGGCAAGCTGGGCGTCCTGCGGTCTCGGGAGAAGGTGGTGAGTGCTGCCCAGCCAGGCCCGCTGCGGTGGGCTCTTAAAGCCCAGGCAGTCACTGCGGTCCCTGGAGGGGACCAAGACCTCCCTCAG GTAGACATGGAGATCAATGGGGAGCCTGTGGACTTGCACATGAAGCTGGGGGACAGCGGGGAGGCCTTCTTCGTCCAGGAGCTGGAGAGTGATGAT GAACACGTGCCTCCCCGTCTCTGCACATCACCCATCCCTTGTGGGGCCCTGTCTGGGTTCCCCTCAGACTCCCAGCGGAGCACAGCCAGTGAGCCTGAGGCTCTCCCTGAGGAGGTGCCCTCCACGGGGCGGAAGAAGAAGCTTCGCAGGAGGAAACCTAGGCGGAAGGAGGACACGGTGGCAGCCAATTCTAGTTCCGAGGAGCTGGAGACGGGCGCTGAGAGTGAGCTGTCCCTGCTGGAAAAGCCAAGGCCAGAACCCCCAGG CCCCCCCAGCAGCGTCCAGTCAGAAGGGGAGTCCTCACCGCAAGCCAAAGACATCTACCCCTACTCTGATGGCGAGTGGGGTCCCCAGGCCAG CCTCCTGCCAGGTGGGCTGACATCCCCTAAGAGTGACTCAGAGCTGGAGCTGCGGACCCCCGAGCCCAGCCCTCCGCGAGCTGAGTCCCATATACAGTGGGCCTGGGGGAGGCTGCCGAAG GTGGCCAAAGCCGAGTGGCCCGAGTCCTCGAAGGTGGCTGATGGCAGTGCCGGGGCAGCCTCTCCTCTTCAGGGGAAGCCCAGCACCCCCTCCGCTTCTGTGTCTGGCGTGGATCCTTCGGGACCCCTTATCCTGCCAGCAGGGACTGCTGCTGGCCTTCCTCCTACTGATGGGGAGCCTCCCGCTCTGTTGGGttcccctctccccattcctgAGACCAAAGAAACCAAGACTCCGAGCCGCAGGGAGGCAGGCCTGCCTCTTCCTTCAAAATCATGGAGCTGGGCCAGCCTGGAGGACCCAGTTTCTGCTGGGAGGAAAG gctccatgaagagaagCCAGCACCTGGGCCCCAGTGACATCTATCTGGATGACCTGCCCTCTCTGGATTCTGAGAATGCAGCCCTATACTTCCCCCGGAG TGACTGTGGACTGGGGCCCAGACGGTGGAGTGCGCCCAACAGCCAGAAGCACCTAGGAGACCCCAACCCAGAACAGGAGCCAGAACCCACTCTGGACACGGTAGACATGATAGAGCTGTCCCTGTGTGGTGGCCTAGCTGACAGCCGGGACATCTCCCTGG AGAAGTTCAACCAGCACATCGTCTCCTACCAAGACCTCGTCCAAAACCCTGGCCTCCTGGAGCACCCAAACCTGGTGGTGAAAATCAATGAGAA GCATTATAACTGGGCTGTAGCTGCTCCCATGATCCTCTCCCTGCAAGCCTTCCagagaaacttgcccaag AGCACCGTGGACAAACTGGAAAAGGAGAAGATGCCCCGGAAGGGTGGACGGTGGTGGTTTTCCTGGCGACGCAGGGACTTCCCGGTCCAGGAG CGCAGTGCCCAGACGGAGAAAACCACagccagggagcagcaggg ggagaaGACTGATGTCCTGAGTAGTGAGGATGATGCCCCAGAGAGCcctgtgatcctggaggccccgtcCCTGCCACCCTCGCCTCCAGCCTACACTCCCACCTACAAGAAGTCTCTGCGCCTCTCCTCCAATCAGATC CGGCGCCTGAACCTGCAAGAAGGTGCCAATGATGTGGTCTTCAGTGTGACCACCCAGTACCAGGGCACCTGCCGCTGCAGGGCCACCATCTATCTGTGGAAATGGGACGACAAGGTGGTCATCTCGGACATCGACGGGACCATTACCAA GTCAGACGCTCTGGGCCACATTTTGCCGCAGCTGGGGAAAGACTGGACACACCAGGGCATCACCAGTCTCTACCACAAAATCCACCT AAATGGGTACAAGTTCCTGTACTGCTCGGCACGGGCCATCGGCATGGCAGACCTCACCAAGGGTTACCTGCGCTGGGTGAGCGAGCGGGGCTTTGGCCTCCCCAAGGGCCCCATCCTGCTGTCTCCCAGCAGCCTCTTCTCCGCTCTCCACAG GGAGGTGATTGAGAAGAAACCAGAGGTGTTCAAAATCGCCTGCCTGAGTGACATCCAGCAGCTGTTCCTGCCCAACAGACAGCCCTTCTATGCTGCCTTCGGAAACAGGCCCAAC GATGTTACTGCCTACCGGCAGGTGGGCCTCCCAGAATCTCGCATCTTCACGGTCAATCCCCGGGGAGAGCTCATTCAGGAACTTGTGAAGAACCACAAATCCAC GTACGAACGCCTAGGTGAGGTGGTTGAGCTCGTCTTCCCTCCTGTGGGCCGTGGCCCCAGCACAGACCTGGCCCACCCCGAATACAGCAACTTCTGCTACTGGCGGGAGCCACTGGTTCCTGTGGACCTCGATGCCCTGGCCTGA
- the LPIN3 gene encoding phosphatidate phosphatase LPIN3 isoform X2, producing the protein MNYVGQLAETVFGTMKDLYRGLNPATLSGGIDVLVVQQADGSFRCSPFHVRFGKLGVLRSREKVVSAAQPGPLRWALKAQAVTAVPGGDQDLPQVDMEINGEPVDLHMKLGDSGEAFFVQELESDDEHVPPRLCTSPIPCGALSGFPSDSQRSTASEPEALPEEVPSTGRKKKLRRRKPRRKEDTVAANSSSEELETGAESELSLLEKPSPPSSVQSEGESSPQAKDIYPYSDGEWGPQASLLPGGLTSPKSDSELELRTPEPSPPRAESHIQWAWGRLPKVAKAEWPESSKVADGSAGAASPLQGKPSTPSASVSGVDPSGPLILPAGTAAGLPPTDGEPPALLGSPLPIPETKETKTPSRREAGLPLPSKSWSWASLEDPVSAGRKGSMKRSQHLGPSDIYLDDLPSLDSENAALYFPRSDCGLGPRRWSAPNSQKHLGDPNPEQEPEPTLDTVDMIELSLCGGLADSRDISLEKFNQHIVSYQDLVQNPGLLEHPNLVVKINEKHYNWAVAAPMILSLQAFQRNLPKSTVDKLEKEKMPRKGGRWWFSWRRRDFPVQERSAQTEKTTAREQQGEKTDVLSSEDDAPESPVILEAPSLPPSPPAYTPTYKKSLRLSSNQIRRLNLQEGANDVVFSVTTQYQGTCRCRATIYLWKWDDKVVISDIDGTITKSDALGHILPQLGKDWTHQGITSLYHKIHLNGYKFLYCSARAIGMADLTKGYLRWVSERGFGLPKGPILLSPSSLFSALHREVIEKKPEVFKIACLSDIQQLFLPNRQPFYAAFGNRPNDVTAYRQVGLPESRIFTVNPRGELIQELVKNHKSTYERLGEVVELVFPPVGRGPSTDLAHPEYSNFCYWREPLVPVDLDALA; encoded by the exons ATGAACTACGTGGGGCAGCTGGCAGAGACGGTGTTTGGGACCATGAAGGACCTATACCGAGGCCTGAACCCGGCCACCCTGAGCGGTGGCATCGATGTGCTGGTGGTGCAGCAGGCGGACGGCTCCTTCCGCTGCTCGCCCTTCCACGTGCGCTTCGGCAAGCTGGGCGTCCTGCGGTCTCGGGAGAAGGTGGTGAGTGCTGCCCAGCCAGGCCCGCTGCGGTGGGCTCTTAAAGCCCAGGCAGTCACTGCGGTCCCTGGAGGGGACCAAGACCTCCCTCAG GTAGACATGGAGATCAATGGGGAGCCTGTGGACTTGCACATGAAGCTGGGGGACAGCGGGGAGGCCTTCTTCGTCCAGGAGCTGGAGAGTGATGAT GAACACGTGCCTCCCCGTCTCTGCACATCACCCATCCCTTGTGGGGCCCTGTCTGGGTTCCCCTCAGACTCCCAGCGGAGCACAGCCAGTGAGCCTGAGGCTCTCCCTGAGGAGGTGCCCTCCACGGGGCGGAAGAAGAAGCTTCGCAGGAGGAAACCTAGGCGGAAGGAGGACACGGTGGCAGCCAATTCTAGTTCCGAGGAGCTGGAGACGGGCGCTGAGAGTGAGCTGTCCCTGCTGGAAAAGCCAAG CCCCCCCAGCAGCGTCCAGTCAGAAGGGGAGTCCTCACCGCAAGCCAAAGACATCTACCCCTACTCTGATGGCGAGTGGGGTCCCCAGGCCAG CCTCCTGCCAGGTGGGCTGACATCCCCTAAGAGTGACTCAGAGCTGGAGCTGCGGACCCCCGAGCCCAGCCCTCCGCGAGCTGAGTCCCATATACAGTGGGCCTGGGGGAGGCTGCCGAAG GTGGCCAAAGCCGAGTGGCCCGAGTCCTCGAAGGTGGCTGATGGCAGTGCCGGGGCAGCCTCTCCTCTTCAGGGGAAGCCCAGCACCCCCTCCGCTTCTGTGTCTGGCGTGGATCCTTCGGGACCCCTTATCCTGCCAGCAGGGACTGCTGCTGGCCTTCCTCCTACTGATGGGGAGCCTCCCGCTCTGTTGGGttcccctctccccattcctgAGACCAAAGAAACCAAGACTCCGAGCCGCAGGGAGGCAGGCCTGCCTCTTCCTTCAAAATCATGGAGCTGGGCCAGCCTGGAGGACCCAGTTTCTGCTGGGAGGAAAG gctccatgaagagaagCCAGCACCTGGGCCCCAGTGACATCTATCTGGATGACCTGCCCTCTCTGGATTCTGAGAATGCAGCCCTATACTTCCCCCGGAG TGACTGTGGACTGGGGCCCAGACGGTGGAGTGCGCCCAACAGCCAGAAGCACCTAGGAGACCCCAACCCAGAACAGGAGCCAGAACCCACTCTGGACACGGTAGACATGATAGAGCTGTCCCTGTGTGGTGGCCTAGCTGACAGCCGGGACATCTCCCTGG AGAAGTTCAACCAGCACATCGTCTCCTACCAAGACCTCGTCCAAAACCCTGGCCTCCTGGAGCACCCAAACCTGGTGGTGAAAATCAATGAGAA GCATTATAACTGGGCTGTAGCTGCTCCCATGATCCTCTCCCTGCAAGCCTTCCagagaaacttgcccaag AGCACCGTGGACAAACTGGAAAAGGAGAAGATGCCCCGGAAGGGTGGACGGTGGTGGTTTTCCTGGCGACGCAGGGACTTCCCGGTCCAGGAG CGCAGTGCCCAGACGGAGAAAACCACagccagggagcagcaggg ggagaaGACTGATGTCCTGAGTAGTGAGGATGATGCCCCAGAGAGCcctgtgatcctggaggccccgtcCCTGCCACCCTCGCCTCCAGCCTACACTCCCACCTACAAGAAGTCTCTGCGCCTCTCCTCCAATCAGATC CGGCGCCTGAACCTGCAAGAAGGTGCCAATGATGTGGTCTTCAGTGTGACCACCCAGTACCAGGGCACCTGCCGCTGCAGGGCCACCATCTATCTGTGGAAATGGGACGACAAGGTGGTCATCTCGGACATCGACGGGACCATTACCAA GTCAGACGCTCTGGGCCACATTTTGCCGCAGCTGGGGAAAGACTGGACACACCAGGGCATCACCAGTCTCTACCACAAAATCCACCT AAATGGGTACAAGTTCCTGTACTGCTCGGCACGGGCCATCGGCATGGCAGACCTCACCAAGGGTTACCTGCGCTGGGTGAGCGAGCGGGGCTTTGGCCTCCCCAAGGGCCCCATCCTGCTGTCTCCCAGCAGCCTCTTCTCCGCTCTCCACAG GGAGGTGATTGAGAAGAAACCAGAGGTGTTCAAAATCGCCTGCCTGAGTGACATCCAGCAGCTGTTCCTGCCCAACAGACAGCCCTTCTATGCTGCCTTCGGAAACAGGCCCAAC GATGTTACTGCCTACCGGCAGGTGGGCCTCCCAGAATCTCGCATCTTCACGGTCAATCCCCGGGGAGAGCTCATTCAGGAACTTGTGAAGAACCACAAATCCAC GTACGAACGCCTAGGTGAGGTGGTTGAGCTCGTCTTCCCTCCTGTGGGCCGTGGCCCCAGCACAGACCTGGCCCACCCCGAATACAGCAACTTCTGCTACTGGCGGGAGCCACTGGTTCCTGTGGACCTCGATGCCCTGGCCTGA
- the LPIN3 gene encoding phosphatidate phosphatase LPIN3 isoform X3, translating to MNYVGQLAETVFGTMKDLYRGLNPATLSGGIDVLVVQQADGSFRCSPFHVRFGKLGVLRSREKVVDMEINGEPVDLHMKLGDSGEAFFVQELESDDEHVPPRLCTSPIPCGALSGFPSDSQRSTASEPEALPEEVPSTGRKKKLRRRKPRRKEDTVAANSSSEELETGAESELSLLEKPRPEPPGPPSSVQSEGESSPQAKDIYPYSDGEWGPQASLLPGGLTSPKSDSELELRTPEPSPPRAESHIQWAWGRLPKVAKAEWPESSKVADGSAGAASPLQGKPSTPSASVSGVDPSGPLILPAGTAAGLPPTDGEPPALLGSPLPIPETKETKTPSRREAGLPLPSKSWSWASLEDPVSAGRKGSMKRSQHLGPSDIYLDDLPSLDSENAALYFPRSDCGLGPRRWSAPNSQKHLGDPNPEQEPEPTLDTVDMIELSLCGGLADSRDISLEKFNQHIVSYQDLVQNPGLLEHPNLVVKINEKHYNWAVAAPMILSLQAFQRNLPKSTVDKLEKEKMPRKGGRWWFSWRRRDFPVQERSAQTEKTTAREQQGEKTDVLSSEDDAPESPVILEAPSLPPSPPAYTPTYKKSLRLSSNQIRRLNLQEGANDVVFSVTTQYQGTCRCRATIYLWKWDDKVVISDIDGTITKSDALGHILPQLGKDWTHQGITSLYHKIHLNGYKFLYCSARAIGMADLTKGYLRWVSERGFGLPKGPILLSPSSLFSALHREVIEKKPEVFKIACLSDIQQLFLPNRQPFYAAFGNRPNDVTAYRQVGLPESRIFTVNPRGELIQELVKNHKSTYERLGEVVELVFPPVGRGPSTDLAHPEYSNFCYWREPLVPVDLDALA from the exons ATGAACTACGTGGGGCAGCTGGCAGAGACGGTGTTTGGGACCATGAAGGACCTATACCGAGGCCTGAACCCGGCCACCCTGAGCGGTGGCATCGATGTGCTGGTGGTGCAGCAGGCGGACGGCTCCTTCCGCTGCTCGCCCTTCCACGTGCGCTTCGGCAAGCTGGGCGTCCTGCGGTCTCGGGAGAAGGTG GTAGACATGGAGATCAATGGGGAGCCTGTGGACTTGCACATGAAGCTGGGGGACAGCGGGGAGGCCTTCTTCGTCCAGGAGCTGGAGAGTGATGAT GAACACGTGCCTCCCCGTCTCTGCACATCACCCATCCCTTGTGGGGCCCTGTCTGGGTTCCCCTCAGACTCCCAGCGGAGCACAGCCAGTGAGCCTGAGGCTCTCCCTGAGGAGGTGCCCTCCACGGGGCGGAAGAAGAAGCTTCGCAGGAGGAAACCTAGGCGGAAGGAGGACACGGTGGCAGCCAATTCTAGTTCCGAGGAGCTGGAGACGGGCGCTGAGAGTGAGCTGTCCCTGCTGGAAAAGCCAAGGCCAGAACCCCCAGG CCCCCCCAGCAGCGTCCAGTCAGAAGGGGAGTCCTCACCGCAAGCCAAAGACATCTACCCCTACTCTGATGGCGAGTGGGGTCCCCAGGCCAG CCTCCTGCCAGGTGGGCTGACATCCCCTAAGAGTGACTCAGAGCTGGAGCTGCGGACCCCCGAGCCCAGCCCTCCGCGAGCTGAGTCCCATATACAGTGGGCCTGGGGGAGGCTGCCGAAG GTGGCCAAAGCCGAGTGGCCCGAGTCCTCGAAGGTGGCTGATGGCAGTGCCGGGGCAGCCTCTCCTCTTCAGGGGAAGCCCAGCACCCCCTCCGCTTCTGTGTCTGGCGTGGATCCTTCGGGACCCCTTATCCTGCCAGCAGGGACTGCTGCTGGCCTTCCTCCTACTGATGGGGAGCCTCCCGCTCTGTTGGGttcccctctccccattcctgAGACCAAAGAAACCAAGACTCCGAGCCGCAGGGAGGCAGGCCTGCCTCTTCCTTCAAAATCATGGAGCTGGGCCAGCCTGGAGGACCCAGTTTCTGCTGGGAGGAAAG gctccatgaagagaagCCAGCACCTGGGCCCCAGTGACATCTATCTGGATGACCTGCCCTCTCTGGATTCTGAGAATGCAGCCCTATACTTCCCCCGGAG TGACTGTGGACTGGGGCCCAGACGGTGGAGTGCGCCCAACAGCCAGAAGCACCTAGGAGACCCCAACCCAGAACAGGAGCCAGAACCCACTCTGGACACGGTAGACATGATAGAGCTGTCCCTGTGTGGTGGCCTAGCTGACAGCCGGGACATCTCCCTGG AGAAGTTCAACCAGCACATCGTCTCCTACCAAGACCTCGTCCAAAACCCTGGCCTCCTGGAGCACCCAAACCTGGTGGTGAAAATCAATGAGAA GCATTATAACTGGGCTGTAGCTGCTCCCATGATCCTCTCCCTGCAAGCCTTCCagagaaacttgcccaag AGCACCGTGGACAAACTGGAAAAGGAGAAGATGCCCCGGAAGGGTGGACGGTGGTGGTTTTCCTGGCGACGCAGGGACTTCCCGGTCCAGGAG CGCAGTGCCCAGACGGAGAAAACCACagccagggagcagcaggg ggagaaGACTGATGTCCTGAGTAGTGAGGATGATGCCCCAGAGAGCcctgtgatcctggaggccccgtcCCTGCCACCCTCGCCTCCAGCCTACACTCCCACCTACAAGAAGTCTCTGCGCCTCTCCTCCAATCAGATC CGGCGCCTGAACCTGCAAGAAGGTGCCAATGATGTGGTCTTCAGTGTGACCACCCAGTACCAGGGCACCTGCCGCTGCAGGGCCACCATCTATCTGTGGAAATGGGACGACAAGGTGGTCATCTCGGACATCGACGGGACCATTACCAA GTCAGACGCTCTGGGCCACATTTTGCCGCAGCTGGGGAAAGACTGGACACACCAGGGCATCACCAGTCTCTACCACAAAATCCACCT AAATGGGTACAAGTTCCTGTACTGCTCGGCACGGGCCATCGGCATGGCAGACCTCACCAAGGGTTACCTGCGCTGGGTGAGCGAGCGGGGCTTTGGCCTCCCCAAGGGCCCCATCCTGCTGTCTCCCAGCAGCCTCTTCTCCGCTCTCCACAG GGAGGTGATTGAGAAGAAACCAGAGGTGTTCAAAATCGCCTGCCTGAGTGACATCCAGCAGCTGTTCCTGCCCAACAGACAGCCCTTCTATGCTGCCTTCGGAAACAGGCCCAAC GATGTTACTGCCTACCGGCAGGTGGGCCTCCCAGAATCTCGCATCTTCACGGTCAATCCCCGGGGAGAGCTCATTCAGGAACTTGTGAAGAACCACAAATCCAC GTACGAACGCCTAGGTGAGGTGGTTGAGCTCGTCTTCCCTCCTGTGGGCCGTGGCCCCAGCACAGACCTGGCCCACCCCGAATACAGCAACTTCTGCTACTGGCGGGAGCCACTGGTTCCTGTGGACCTCGATGCCCTGGCCTGA